A window from Peromyscus eremicus chromosome 1, PerEre_H2_v1, whole genome shotgun sequence encodes these proteins:
- the Nudt19 gene encoding acyl-coenzyme A diphosphatase NUDT19 isoform X2, giving the protein MSAPLRSGRSTWRRAATVVLAAGWNRPSPGAPQSATDDFRLLLLERAPNQRFMPGAHVFPGGALDAADSSADWLRLFAPRHTPSRFGLGPAPPQHPSFPGIVHDNAHAGALPDDVALRICAIRETFEEAGVLLLRPRGSAPASPGPGLALSPPPGLADWRSRVRSDPRCFLQLCEHLDCTPDIWALSNWGGWLTPYWRGTRRFDTTFLLCCLRETPPVHPDLTEVVGYKWLSPSEATECFLSKKIWLAPPQFYEMRRLETFNSLSALYRFSSDHPLEITEKWLPIILLTADGSIYLLPGDELYVKDSDFLEKPMSTDKKTEELMKEGKVVNRMVIHSLHLYEIYVSLLSKDKLVYPKNYVLNKSLPAHL; this is encoded by the exons ATGAGCGCCCCGTTGCGATCCGGCCGGAGCACCTGGCGGCGGGCAGCCACCGTGGTGCTGGCCGCGGGCTGGAACCGTCCGAGTCCCGGCGCCCCTCAGTCCGCCACCGACGACTTCCGGCTGCTGCTTCTCGAGCGCGCCCCAAACCAGCGCTTCATGCCAGGCGCGCACGTCTTCCCGGGCGGTGCGCTGGACGCTGCCGACAGCTCGGCCGATTGGCTGCGACTGTTCGCGCCCCGGCACACACCGTCGCGTTTCGGCCTAGGCCCGGCGCCGCCTCAGCACCCCTCTTTCCCGGGGATCGTCCACGACAACGCGCACGCCGGGGCGCTGCCTGACGACGTAGCGCTGCGCATCTGCGCCATCCGCGAGACCTTCGAGGAGGCTGGGGTGCTGCTGCTGAGGCCGCGGGGCTCGGCGCCGGCTTCTCCAGGGCCCGGCCTGGCGCTGTCGCCTCCGCCGGGCCTGGCCGACTGGCGCTCGCGCGTGCGCAGTGACCCGCGCTGCTTCCTGCAGCTGTGCGAGCACCTGGACTGCACGCCCGACATCTGGGCTCTGAGCAACTGGGGCGGCTGGCTCACGCCGTACTGGCGTGGCACCCGCCGCTTCGACACCACCTTCCTCCTGTGCTGCCTGCGCGAGACCCCGCCGGTGCATCCCGACCTGACCGAGGTGGTGGGCTACAAG TGGTTGTCTCCATCAGAGGCAACTGAGTGTTTCCTGTCCAAAAAAATCTGGCTGGCACCACCACAGTTCTATGAAATGAGAAGACTTGAAACTTTCAACTCTCTCTCCGCTCTGTACAGATTTTCTTCAGATCACCCTTTAGAAATAACTGAGAAATGGCTGCCAAtaatacttttaactgctgatgGCTCCATCTATCTTCTCCCAG GAGATGAGCTGTATGTGAAAGACTCAGATTTCTTAGAAAAACCAATGTCTACTGACAAAAAGACTGAAGAACTCATGAAGGAAGGCAAAGTAGTTAACCGAATGGTGATCCACAGTCTCCACCTCTATGAAATCTATGTGTCTCTGCTGTCCAAGGATAAGCTCGTGTACCCTAAGAACTACGTATTGAATAAGAGCCTGCCTGCCCACTTGTGA
- the Nudt19 gene encoding acyl-coenzyme A diphosphatase NUDT19 isoform X1 produces MSAPLRSGRSTWRRAATVVLAAGWNRPSPGAPQSATDDFRLLLLERAPNQRFMPGAHVFPGGALDAADSSADWLRLFAPRHTPSRFGLGPAPPQHPSFPGIVHDNAHAGALPDDVALRICAIRETFEEAGVLLLRPRGSAPASPGPGLALSPPPGLADWRSRVRSDPRCFLQLCEHLDCTPDIWALSNWGGWLTPYWRGTRRFDTTFLLCCLRETPPVHPDLTEVVGYKAVIRDGLCPFKWLSPSEATECFLSKKIWLAPPQFYEMRRLETFNSLSALYRFSSDHPLEITEKWLPIILLTADGSIYLLPGDELYVKDSDFLEKPMSTDKKTEELMKEGKVVNRMVIHSLHLYEIYVSLLSKDKLVYPKNYVLNKSLPAHL; encoded by the exons ATGAGCGCCCCGTTGCGATCCGGCCGGAGCACCTGGCGGCGGGCAGCCACCGTGGTGCTGGCCGCGGGCTGGAACCGTCCGAGTCCCGGCGCCCCTCAGTCCGCCACCGACGACTTCCGGCTGCTGCTTCTCGAGCGCGCCCCAAACCAGCGCTTCATGCCAGGCGCGCACGTCTTCCCGGGCGGTGCGCTGGACGCTGCCGACAGCTCGGCCGATTGGCTGCGACTGTTCGCGCCCCGGCACACACCGTCGCGTTTCGGCCTAGGCCCGGCGCCGCCTCAGCACCCCTCTTTCCCGGGGATCGTCCACGACAACGCGCACGCCGGGGCGCTGCCTGACGACGTAGCGCTGCGCATCTGCGCCATCCGCGAGACCTTCGAGGAGGCTGGGGTGCTGCTGCTGAGGCCGCGGGGCTCGGCGCCGGCTTCTCCAGGGCCCGGCCTGGCGCTGTCGCCTCCGCCGGGCCTGGCCGACTGGCGCTCGCGCGTGCGCAGTGACCCGCGCTGCTTCCTGCAGCTGTGCGAGCACCTGGACTGCACGCCCGACATCTGGGCTCTGAGCAACTGGGGCGGCTGGCTCACGCCGTACTGGCGTGGCACCCGCCGCTTCGACACCACCTTCCTCCTGTGCTGCCTGCGCGAGACCCCGCCGGTGCATCCCGACCTGACCGAGGTGGTGGGCTACAAG GCAGTTATTAGAGATGGACTCTGTCCTTTTAAG TGGTTGTCTCCATCAGAGGCAACTGAGTGTTTCCTGTCCAAAAAAATCTGGCTGGCACCACCACAGTTCTATGAAATGAGAAGACTTGAAACTTTCAACTCTCTCTCCGCTCTGTACAGATTTTCTTCAGATCACCCTTTAGAAATAACTGAGAAATGGCTGCCAAtaatacttttaactgctgatgGCTCCATCTATCTTCTCCCAG GAGATGAGCTGTATGTGAAAGACTCAGATTTCTTAGAAAAACCAATGTCTACTGACAAAAAGACTGAAGAACTCATGAAGGAAGGCAAAGTAGTTAACCGAATGGTGATCCACAGTCTCCACCTCTATGAAATCTATGTGTCTCTGCTGTCCAAGGATAAGCTCGTGTACCCTAAGAACTACGTATTGAATAAGAGCCTGCCTGCCCACTTGTGA